One segment of Brassica napus cultivar Da-Ae chromosome C3, Da-Ae, whole genome shotgun sequence DNA contains the following:
- the LOC106388907 gene encoding probable glucan endo-1,3-beta-glucosidase A6: protein MLNISTLLSYVLHLLALFRQQEEEFSVNIMSVLHLLALSLLVSVSGAKFSGRPGVNYGQLGDNLPSPSDSVKLIQSLNAKRVKLYDANPAILAALNATDITVSVMVPNELIVNISKSSSLSDEWIRSNILPFHPSTKIRYLLVGNEILTSADSELKSALVPAMRKIQRSLKKLGVKKVKVGTTLAVDVLKTSFPPSSGEFRSDISGSVMKPMLQFLNRTKSFLFVDVYPYFPWAQDPAHVDLGYALFESTNVTVTDPATNLTYHNLFDQMIDAFVFATSRLGYPDLRIWVAETGWPNNGDYDQIGANVYNAATYNRNVVKKLSAEPPVGTPARPGKVLPSFIFALFNENQKTGPGTERHFGLLHPNGSRVYEIELSGETTEYKETLPAPENNEVYKGKIWCVVAKGANWTQLGEALSYACSQGNNTCDPIKPGGPCHKPDLTVLHASYAFSSYWASFRKTGGTCSFNGLATQTIKDPSFGRCEFPSVTL, encoded by the exons ATGTTAAATATCTCCACTCTTCTCTCGTACGTCTTACATCTACTTGCTCTCTTCAGACAACAAGAAGAAGAGTTCTCAGTTAACATCATGAGTGTTCTACATCTCCTCGCTCTGTCTCTGCTCGTATCTGTTTCAG GAGCAAAGTTCTCAGGCCGACCAGGAGTCAACTACGGCCAGCTAGGAGACAACCTCCCGTCTCCGTCAGACTCAGTCAAGCTCATCCAATCCCTAAACGCAAAACGTGTTAAGCTCTACGACGCCAACCCAGCCATCCTCGCCGCCTTAAACGCCACCGACATCACCGTCTCCGTCATGGTCCCTAACGAGCTCATCGTCAACATCTCAAAATCGTCATCCCTCTCCGACGAGTGGATCCGATCCAACATCCTCCCGTTTCACCCCTCCACCAAGATCCGTTACCTCCTCGTCGGCAACGAGATCCTCACCTCCGCGGACTCCGAGCTCAAATCAGCTCTCGTTCCGGCGATGCGCAAGATCCAACGGTCGTTGAAGAAACTAGGCGTGAAGAAAGTCAAAGTGGGGACCACGCTCGCCGTCGACGTTCTCAAGACCTCGTTTCCTCCTTCGAGCGGCGAGTTCCGTTCGGATATTTCCGGTTCGGTTATGAAACCGATGCTACAGTTCCTAAACCGGACCAAATCTTTCCTCTTCGTTGACGTCTACCCGTACTTCCCATGGGCCCAAGATCCGGCCCATGTAGATCTCGGTTACGCGCTTTTCGAATCCACCAACGTCACCGTAACGGATCCCGCCACGAATCTCACCTACCACAACCTCTTCGACCAAATGATCGACGCTTTCGTCTTCGCCACGTCACGCCTCGGGTACCCGGATCTTCGAATCTGGGTCGCGGAAACGGGCTGGCCCAACAACGGCGACTACGACCAGATCGGAGCCAACGTCTACAACGCCGCGACTTACAACCGCAACGTCGTCAAAAAACTCTCCGCCGAGCCTCCGGTTGGAACTCCGGCGCGGCCCGGGAAGGTCCTCCCGTCGTTCATCTTCGCCTTGTTCAACGAGAATCAGAAAACGGGTCCGGGCACGGAGCGGCATTTCGGACTCTTGCATCCGAACGGGTCTCGGGTCTACGAGATTGAGTTGTCGGGGGAGACGACGGAGTACAAGGAGACGTTGCCGGCGCCGGAGAACAATGAGGTGTACAAAGGGAAGATATGGTGCGTGGTGGCTAAAGGAGCGAATTGGACTCAGCTTGGTGAAGCTCTATCGTACGCTTGCTCACAGGGGAATAATACTTGCGACCCGATTAAACCCGGAGGACCTTGTCATAAACCGGATTTAACCGTGTTGCATGCTAGCTACGCGTTTAGCTCTTATTGGGCTAGCTTTCGTAAGACCGGTGGGACTTGCTCGTTTAATGGCCTTGCCACTCAAACCATCAAAGATCCGA GCTTTGGACGTTGCGAGTTTCCGAGCGTGACACTGTGA
- the LOC106388906 gene encoding probable xyloglucan glycosyltransferase 6: MSRSQNEEFQQWWNKQRNRDHDGGDDEAFLTVEIRTPAVDPTDKDRIRTRTLRQLSRLYLLRLKQLASSSVWIASSFLHLLRTANRRIANDNPPSSTSSARLYRLIKAFLVLVVLLLCFELAAYFKGWHFTPPSVASAEAAVEVAYAWWLEIRASYLAPPLQSLTNVCIVLFLIQSVDRLVLVLGCFWIKLRRIKPVAAMEYPAKPVGEGIRLEDYPMVLVQIPMCNEKEVYQQSIGAVCMLDWPKERMLIQILDDSSELDVQVLIKAEVQKWQQRGVRIVYRHRLIRTGYKAGNLKAAMNCEYVKDYEFVAIFDADFQPPAEFLKKTVPHFKGREDLALVQTRWAFVNKDENLLTRLQNINLSFHFEVEQQVNGVFINFFGFNGTAGVWRIKALEDCGGWLERTTVEDMDIAVRAHLCGWKFIYLNDVKCLCELPESYEAYKKQQYRWHSGPMQLFRLCFMDILRSKVSVGKKANMIFLFFLLRKLILPFYSFTLFCVILPLTMFFPEANLPSWVVCYIPGIMSILNIIPAPRSFPFIVPYLLFENTMSVTKFGAMISGLFKFGSSYEWVVTKKLGRSSEADLIAYAESGSLVESTNIQRSSSDSGLTELSKLGAAKKAGKTKRNRLYRTEIALAFILLAASVRSLLSAQGIHFYFLLFQGLTFVIVGLDLIGEQVS, encoded by the exons ATGTCTCGCTCCCAGAACGAGGAGTTTCAGCAATGGTGGAATAAGCAGCGGAACAGAGACCACGACGGCGGCGACGACGAAGCATTCCTCACCGTCGAAATCCGAACTCCGGCCGTTGACCCGACGGACAAAGATCGGATCCGGACACGGACCCTCCGCCAGCTCTCCCGCCTCTACCTCCTCAGGCTCAAGCAGCTCGCCTCCTCCTCCGTCTGGATCGCCTCCTCCTTCCTCCACCTCCTCCGCACCGCCAACCGCCGCATCGCCAACGACAATCCCCCCTCTTCGACCTCCTCCGCGAGGCTGTACCGTCTGATCAAGGCCTTCTTGGTCCTCGTCGTCCTCCTCCTCTGCTTCGAGCTCGCCGCCTACTTCAAAGGGTGGCACTTCACGCCTCCCTCGGTTGCCTCCGCCGAGGCCGCCGTGGAGGTGGCTTACGCTTGGTGGCTCGAGATCAGGGCGTCTTACTTGGCGCCGCCGCTTCAGAGCTTGACTAATGTCTGCATTGTCCTCTTCTTGATTCAATCTGTGGACCGTCTGGTGCTTGTGCTTGGATGCTTCTGGATCAAGCTCCGTAGGATTAAGCCTGTTGCGGCTATGGAGTACCCGGCTAAACCGGTTGGAGAAGGGATTAGATTGGAGGATTATCCTATGGTGCTTGTGCAGATCCCTATGTGCAATGAGAAAGAG GTTTACCAACAGTCCATTGGAGCGGTGTGTATGCTTGACTGGCCGAAAGAGAGAATGCTAATCCAGATTCTTGATGACTCAAGTGAGTTAGACGTTCAGGTGCTTATAAAGGCTGAAGTACAGAAATGGCAGCAAAGGGGTGTTCGGATAGTGTACAGACACCGTCTCATTCGCACTGGTTACAAGGCTGGAAACCTCAAAGCTGCAATGAACTGTGAATACGTCAAAGATTACGAGTTTGTCGCCATATTTGATGCAGATTTCCAGCCGCCTGCAGAGTTTTTGAAGAAAACTGTGCCTCATTTCAAG GGGAGAGAAGACTTAGCCTTGGTCCAAACACGGTGGGCCTTTGTGAACAAAGACGAAAACTTGCTAACAAGGCTACAGAACATAAACTTGTCTTTCCACTTCGAAGTCGAACAACAAGTTAACGGTGTCTTTATCAACTTCTTTGGCTTCAATGGAACTGCTGGTGTTTGGAGAATCAAAGCCCTGGAGGATTGTGGTGGTTGGTTGGAGCGAACAACTGTTGAAGACATGGATATAGCTGTCCGTGCTCATCTTTGTGGATGGAAGTTCATCTATCTCAATGACGTCAAG TGTCTCTGTGAGCTTCCGGAGTCTTATGAGGCGTACAAGAAGCAGCAGTACCGTTGGCATTCAGGTCCAATGCAACTGTTCCGTTTGTGTTTCATGGACATTCTTCGCTCAAAG GTGAGTGTAGGCAAGAAAGCTAATATGatatttctcttcttcttgctaAGGAAGCTTATCTTACCATTCTACTCATTCACTCTCTTCTGCGTCATTCTCCCATTGACAATGTTCTTCCCAGAAGCTAACTTACCGTCGTGGGTCGTTTGCTACATCCCCGGGATCATGTCCATCTTAAACATCATCCCAGCCCCAAGATCTTTCCCTTTCATCGTCCCTTACCTCTTGTTTGAAAACACAATGTCTGTCACCAAGTTTGGAGCCATGATCTCGGGTTTGTTCAAGTTTGGAAGCTCTTACGAGTGGGTGGTCACCAAGAAGCTAGGGAGATCCTCTGAGGCTGATCTGATTGCCTACGCGGAGTCAGGCTCTTTGGTTGAGTCCACGAATATTCAAAGATCGTCATCTGATTCGGGTTTAACCGAGCTAAGCAAGCTAGGAGCGGCTAAGAAAGCTGGGAAGACTAAAAGAAACCGTCTGTACAGAACAGAGATTGCTTTGGCTTTCATCCTCTTGGCTGCCTCGGTGAGAAGCTTGTTGTCTGCGCAAGGGATACACTTCTACTTCCTCTTGTTCCAAGGACTCACTTTTGTGATTGTTGGTCTGGATTTGATCGGAGAACAGGTCAgttag